A genomic stretch from Acidobacteriota bacterium includes:
- a CDS encoding tetratricopeptide repeat protein, whose amino-acid sequence MLAAWMCVAVGGVAGCGNEPPAQPAAASASSSVPAPELMDLPPVDLSEVEPAVSEQLIEERRRFEEQRESLSGEALGQAYGELGLSYQAYGFVDAAWACLHNAEVLAPDTPQWLYYRAHLALEEQQLDSAVELLRRYLERHPSYAAGWVWLGYGLLQLERQDEAKAALEQALSLDPASASAHYRLGQIALQQGDVASAVEHFEAVLQIQPAASVVRYPLATAYRRQGRSAEAEEQLAQRGQRKVALADPLLDELRVIATGARVHLYRGTLAMRSKNLSVALKEFGQAVEMAPDNPRARLNFGAALAQSGQVDRAVEQLEEALQLGLDADNRSKTHFNLGVLERMAGRPAVAQEHLRQALRWNPRNQPAQQMLDALSADHPAPP is encoded by the coding sequence TTGCTCGCCGCTTGGATGTGCGTCGCCGTCGGCGGCGTGGCCGGTTGTGGCAACGAGCCTCCGGCGCAGCCTGCCGCGGCCAGTGCGTCGTCGTCGGTGCCGGCACCGGAGCTGATGGATCTACCGCCCGTCGATCTCTCCGAGGTGGAGCCGGCGGTGTCGGAACAGCTGATCGAAGAGCGCCGCCGCTTCGAAGAGCAGCGGGAATCTCTCTCCGGCGAAGCTCTGGGCCAGGCCTATGGAGAGCTGGGGCTCAGCTACCAGGCCTATGGCTTCGTCGACGCGGCCTGGGCTTGCCTGCACAATGCGGAAGTGCTGGCGCCGGATACTCCCCAATGGTTGTACTACCGGGCGCATCTGGCTCTCGAAGAACAGCAGCTGGACTCGGCGGTGGAGCTGCTGCGACGCTACCTCGAGCGCCACCCTTCTTATGCCGCCGGTTGGGTGTGGTTGGGGTACGGCCTGCTGCAGCTGGAGCGGCAGGACGAGGCGAAGGCCGCGTTGGAGCAGGCCCTGAGCCTGGACCCCGCCAGCGCTTCGGCGCACTATCGATTAGGTCAGATCGCGCTCCAGCAGGGTGACGTCGCCTCGGCCGTCGAGCACTTCGAGGCGGTCTTGCAGATCCAGCCTGCTGCCTCGGTGGTTCGATATCCCCTGGCCACCGCCTATCGCCGACAGGGACGAAGCGCAGAAGCGGAAGAGCAGCTGGCTCAACGGGGCCAGCGCAAGGTGGCCCTTGCAGACCCGCTGCTCGATGAGCTGCGGGTGATCGCCACCGGAGCTCGGGTGCACCTATACCGCGGCACCCTCGCCATGCGTAGCAAGAATCTCTCCGTCGCCCTCAAGGAGTTCGGGCAGGCGGTGGAGATGGCGCCAGACAATCCGCGGGCGCGGCTCAATTTCGGAGCGGCGTTGGCCCAGAGCGGCCAGGTCGACCGGGCGGTAGAGCAGCTCGAGGAGGCTCTGCAGCTCGGGCTCGACGCCGACAACCGATCCAAGACTCATTTCAATCTGGGGGTTTTGGAGCGCATGGCGGGGCGGCCGGCGGTGGCGCAGGAGCACCTGCGGCAGGCGCTGCGCTGGAATCCACGCAATCAACCAGCCCAGCAGATGCTCGACGCTCTGTCTGCGGATCATCCTGCTCCGCCGTGA
- a CDS encoding CRTAC1 family protein, with protein MIFALLAPLGLTGCGGETPEADPLEASAAGEADSASGAELGVEELVEELFVDRAEAAGLDFVHRNGMSGELYFVEMLGSGVALVDYDRDGDLDVFFPQGNPLGPEETATPHRDRLYRNELVSQASAGGSAVAEGGALRFTDVTEESGIDGRGYALGVAAGDYDNDGWTDLYVVLWGRNQLWRNRGDGTFEDVTDAAGAGDPGWSSSAAFVDLDGDGWLDLYVVNYVRFTFDNHKPCFAPSSAVDYCGPLAFEPQADVVLRNRRDGTFESLTLAPPAAGLGVATADFDGDGALDVYVANDQYENQLWRSRSDGSLEDSALLSGAAVNLVGDMEASMGVDAADFDGDGDEDIFLTHLSNETNTLYRNDGHGGFTDATAAISLGAPSWPYTSFGTAWLDYDGDGWLDLFVANGEVRRIREQVEAGDPHPMRQPNQLFRNLQGRGFEEVTARAGKVFELSEVSRGAAVGDVDNDGDPDIVVTNNNGPVRLMINQSPPRSWLGVRVLVGDPGRDALGARLALELSDGRTLWRRVRSDASFASANDPRVLFALPGASADALTVHWPDGAVERWDSPAPGRYHTLRQGEGSLVGTP; from the coding sequence TTGATTTTTGCGCTTTTGGCCCCGCTCGGGCTCACCGGCTGTGGGGGAGAGACGCCGGAGGCCGACCCGCTGGAGGCTTCGGCGGCGGGAGAGGCTGACTCCGCAAGCGGCGCGGAGCTGGGGGTTGAAGAGCTGGTGGAGGAGCTCTTCGTCGACCGTGCGGAGGCGGCGGGGCTCGATTTCGTGCACCGCAACGGCATGAGCGGTGAGCTCTATTTCGTCGAGATGTTGGGATCCGGCGTCGCCCTGGTGGACTACGACCGGGACGGCGATCTGGACGTTTTCTTCCCCCAGGGCAATCCTCTGGGTCCGGAGGAGACGGCGACACCTCACCGGGATCGCCTCTACCGCAACGAGTTGGTGTCCCAAGCTTCGGCGGGGGGGAGTGCCGTGGCGGAGGGAGGAGCTCTGCGCTTTACCGACGTCACCGAGGAGAGCGGCATCGACGGCCGCGGCTATGCCTTGGGGGTCGCCGCCGGCGACTACGACAACGATGGCTGGACCGACCTTTACGTCGTCCTCTGGGGGCGCAACCAGCTGTGGCGCAATCGCGGTGACGGTACTTTCGAAGACGTCACCGACGCCGCCGGCGCGGGGGACCCCGGGTGGAGTAGCAGCGCCGCCTTCGTGGATCTGGACGGTGACGGTTGGCTGGACCTCTACGTCGTCAACTATGTGCGCTTCACCTTCGACAACCACAAGCCGTGCTTTGCTCCTTCCTCGGCGGTGGACTATTGCGGTCCCCTCGCCTTCGAGCCCCAGGCGGATGTGGTGCTGCGCAATCGCCGGGACGGCACCTTCGAGTCGCTCACCCTGGCGCCGCCGGCGGCGGGGCTGGGGGTGGCGACGGCGGATTTCGATGGCGATGGCGCCCTCGATGTCTATGTGGCCAACGACCAATACGAGAATCAGCTATGGCGCAGCCGGTCCGACGGGAGCCTCGAGGACTCGGCGCTGCTCTCCGGTGCGGCGGTCAATCTGGTGGGGGATATGGAAGCGAGTATGGGCGTGGACGCCGCCGACTTTGACGGCGACGGTGACGAGGACATCTTCCTCACCCATCTGAGCAACGAGACCAACACTCTTTACCGCAACGACGGCCACGGGGGATTCACCGACGCTACCGCCGCTATCTCTTTGGGAGCGCCCAGCTGGCCCTACACCTCCTTCGGGACCGCCTGGCTCGACTACGACGGCGACGGCTGGCTCGACCTCTTCGTGGCCAACGGTGAAGTGCGGCGTATCCGCGAGCAAGTAGAGGCTGGTGATCCTCATCCCATGCGCCAGCCCAACCAGCTCTTCCGCAACCTCCAGGGCCGGGGCTTCGAGGAGGTCACGGCCAGGGCAGGGAAAGTCTTCGAGCTTTCCGAGGTGAGCCGGGGGGCCGCCGTGGGGGATGTCGACAATGACGGCGATCCGGACATCGTGGTGACCAACAACAACGGCCCCGTGCGGCTGATGATCAATCAATCGCCGCCGCGGAGCTGGCTCGGGGTGCGGGTGTTGGTAGGAGATCCGGGCCGCGACGCCTTGGGGGCTCGGTTGGCGCTGGAGCTTTCCGACGGCCGGACGCTTTGGCGCCGAGTGCGCTCCGACGCTTCCTTCGCTTCCGCCAACGATCCCCGGGTGCTCTTCGCGTTACCCGGCGCTTCCGCTGATGCTCTGACCGTTCACTGGCCGGATGGCGCCGTCGAGCGCTGGGACTCGCCGGCCCCGGGGCGCTACCACACCCTGCGCCAAGGTGAGGGCTCCCTGGTGGGGACGCCGTGA
- a CDS encoding SUF system Fe-S cluster assembly regulator yields the protein MIRITKQTDYGIVLLTHMIGQEEHRFSAGELAEETRLPAPMVSKILKILAREGLLDSHRGVKGGYSLRRSAEEISVAEIIGAIEGPIGITECIDDAAGECGFASFCGLRSNWNQINNAIRETLEKITLAEMTPPSAPDPSKPDSSDSVQPASTQLVSLGESVALEAR from the coding sequence ATGATTCGCATCACCAAACAAACCGACTATGGAATCGTCCTCCTGACCCACATGATCGGCCAGGAAGAGCACCGATTCAGCGCCGGCGAGCTGGCCGAAGAGACTCGGCTACCGGCCCCCATGGTCAGCAAGATTTTGAAGATTCTAGCCCGGGAAGGCCTGCTCGACTCCCACCGCGGTGTCAAGGGTGGCTATTCCCTCCGGCGATCCGCGGAGGAGATCTCCGTCGCCGAGATCATCGGCGCCATCGAGGGTCCCATCGGGATCACCGAGTGCATCGACGATGCGGCGGGTGAATGCGGGTTCGCATCCTTCTGCGGCCTGAGAAGCAATTGGAATCAGATCAACAACGCCATTCGCGAGACGCTGGAGAAAATCACCCTGGCGGAGATGACCCCGCCGTCGGCCCCGGATCCATCGAAGCCAGATTCATCGGATTCCGTGCAGCCGGCTTCGACCCAACTGGTGAGTCTCGGCGAGAGCGTCGCCCTCGAGGCGCGATAA
- the sufB gene encoding Fe-S cluster assembly protein SufB has protein sequence MSTQMLEKMAEQDYEFGFVTDIEQDTFPPGLNEDVIRALSAKKQEPQWMLEWRLKAFRHWQKMTEPEWANVDYEPVDYQAISYYSAPKSAEDRPKSLDEVDPELLETYNKLGIPLKEQEMLAGVAVDAVFDSVSVATTFRDKLSEMGIVFCSMSEALQEHPELVQKYLGTVVPYTDNFFAALNSAVFSDGSFVFVPKGVRCPMELSTYFRINAMNTGQFERTLIVAEESSYVSYLEGCTAPMRDENQLHAAVVELVALDDAQIKYSTVQNWYPGDKETGKGGIYNFVTKRGLCKGNRSKISWTQVETGSAITWKYPSCILMGDDTVGEFYSVALTKGRQQADTGTKMVHMGKNTSSTIISKGISAGRGQNTYRGQVKILKGAENARNFSQCDSMLIGDRCGAHTFPYIDVGNPTARMEHEATTSKIGEDQIFYCNQRGIDTEDAVSMIVNGFCKEVFRELPMEFAVEAQKLLEINLEGSVG, from the coding sequence ATGTCGACTCAAATGCTCGAAAAAATGGCCGAACAGGACTACGAGTTCGGCTTCGTCACCGATATCGAACAGGACACCTTCCCGCCGGGTCTCAACGAGGACGTCATCCGGGCCCTGTCGGCGAAGAAGCAGGAACCCCAGTGGATGCTCGAATGGCGGCTCAAGGCCTTCCGCCACTGGCAGAAGATGACCGAGCCGGAGTGGGCCAACGTCGATTACGAGCCGGTGGACTATCAGGCCATCAGCTACTACTCCGCTCCCAAGTCGGCGGAGGATCGCCCCAAGAGCCTCGACGAGGTGGACCCGGAGCTGCTGGAGACCTACAACAAGCTGGGCATCCCGCTCAAGGAGCAGGAAATGCTCGCCGGCGTCGCCGTCGACGCGGTCTTCGACAGCGTCTCCGTGGCCACCACCTTCCGCGACAAGCTCTCGGAGATGGGAATCGTCTTCTGCTCCATGTCCGAGGCGCTGCAGGAGCATCCGGAGCTGGTGCAGAAGTACCTCGGCACGGTGGTGCCCTACACGGACAATTTCTTCGCCGCCCTCAACTCGGCGGTGTTCAGCGACGGCTCCTTCGTCTTCGTGCCCAAGGGCGTGCGCTGTCCCATGGAGCTGTCCACCTACTTCCGCATCAACGCCATGAACACCGGCCAGTTCGAGCGCACCCTCATCGTCGCCGAGGAAAGCTCCTACGTCAGCTACCTGGAGGGCTGCACCGCCCCCATGCGCGACGAGAATCAGCTGCACGCCGCGGTGGTGGAGCTGGTGGCCCTGGACGACGCCCAGATCAAGTACTCGACGGTGCAGAATTGGTATCCCGGCGACAAGGAGACCGGCAAGGGCGGCATCTACAACTTCGTCACCAAGCGCGGCCTGTGCAAGGGCAACCGCTCGAAGATCTCCTGGACCCAGGTGGAGACCGGCTCCGCCATCACCTGGAAGTACCCCAGCTGCATTTTGATGGGGGACGACACGGTGGGTGAGTTCTACAGCGTCGCCCTGACCAAGGGCCGCCAGCAAGCGGATACCGGCACCAAAATGGTGCACATGGGCAAGAACACTTCCAGCACCATCATCTCCAAGGGCATCTCCGCCGGCCGGGGCCAGAATACCTACCGTGGCCAGGTGAAGATCCTCAAGGGGGCGGAAAACGCCCGCAACTTCTCCCAATGCGACTCCATGCTCATCGGTGACCGCTGCGGCGCCCACACCTTCCCCTACATCGACGTCGGCAACCCGACGGCGCGCATGGAGCACGAGGCCACCACCTCGAAGATCGGAGAGGACCAGATCTTCTACTGCAACCAGCGGGGGATCGACACCGAAGACGCCGTGTCCATGATCGTCAACGGCTTCTGCAAGGAGGTCTTCCGGGAGCTTCCCATGGAGTTCGCCGTCGAAGCCCAAAAGCTGCTGGAGATCAATCTGGAGGGCAGCGTCGGCTGA
- the sufC gene encoding Fe-S cluster assembly ATPase SufC — protein MSVLEIRNLHASVEGTEILKGIDLTVNAGEVHAIMGPNGSGKSTLAQVLAGREEYEVTDGEILYRAEDLTEMDPEERAREGIFMAFQYPVEIPGVSNTYFLKAALNAIRKHRGEKEIDAVDFLKLVREKMKLVEMDESLLKRPVNEGFSGGEKKRNEIFHMAVLEPALCVLDETDSGLDIDALRIVANGVNSLRAENRSFVVITHYQRLLEYIVPDVVHVLLDGRIVRSGGKELALELEEKGYSWLEQEVGALASA, from the coding sequence ATGTCCGTTCTTGAAATTCGCAACCTACACGCGTCGGTGGAAGGCACCGAGATCCTCAAAGGCATCGACCTGACGGTCAACGCCGGCGAGGTGCACGCCATCATGGGGCCCAACGGCTCCGGCAAGAGCACCCTCGCCCAGGTGCTGGCCGGCCGGGAGGAGTACGAGGTCACCGACGGAGAGATTCTCTATCGCGCCGAAGACCTCACCGAGATGGATCCCGAGGAGCGAGCCCGGGAAGGCATCTTCATGGCCTTCCAGTACCCGGTGGAGATCCCCGGGGTGAGCAATACCTACTTCCTCAAGGCCGCCCTCAACGCCATCCGCAAGCACCGCGGCGAGAAGGAGATCGACGCCGTCGACTTCCTCAAGCTGGTGCGCGAAAAGATGAAGCTGGTGGAAATGGACGAGTCGCTGCTCAAGCGGCCGGTGAACGAAGGCTTCTCCGGCGGCGAGAAAAAGCGCAACGAGATCTTCCACATGGCGGTGCTGGAGCCGGCCCTGTGCGTGCTCGACGAGACCGACTCGGGCCTCGACATCGACGCCCTGCGCATCGTCGCCAACGGCGTCAACAGCCTGCGCGCCGAGAACCGCTCCTTCGTGGTCATCACCCACTACCAGCGACTGCTGGAGTACATCGTCCCGGACGTCGTGCACGTCCTGCTGGACGGCCGCATCGTGCGCTCCGGCGGCAAGGAGCTGGCCCTGGAGCTGGAGGAGAAGGGTTATTCCTGGCTCGAGCAGGAGGTCGGCGCGCTGGCGTCGGCCTGA
- the sufD gene encoding Fe-S cluster assembly protein SufD, with the protein MQAVAEQTPYLAEFDRVLAERAGSEPEPVQKQRRIAIERFREAGFPTIKQEAWRNTNVKAIAQGSFTPVTTPARLTQDDLAPHLYAGTSRLTFVDGRYAPELSSPPELPAGVIAGSLAQALQEHPGEVLEHLGRYATVDGSHPYSATIKDHAFAALNGAYFADGVFLYLPKGAVVEEPIQLLFIAATPGAAIYPRLLLVAGENSQATVVEHYVAATDEAYFTCPVTEVVLADNAVLDHYKVQKEGLAAHHVAVQQSYQSRSSTLRSHSVSVGGGLVRNDLNAVLDAEGITCILNGLYLVDGEQHVDNHMRVDHAKPNCYSHELYKGVLGGKARSVFNGLIHVHEDAQKTDAVQSNRNLLLSPGALASSNPQLEIFADDVRCTHGSTIGQLDDDAIFYLRSRGIGAEAARSLLTYAFASDIVERIKVDSVREDLAELLFHRLPQGEIVRQAV; encoded by the coding sequence ATGCAAGCAGTGGCAGAGCAGACCCCCTATCTGGCGGAATTCGACCGCGTCCTCGCCGAGCGCGCCGGCAGCGAGCCGGAGCCGGTTCAGAAGCAGCGCCGCATCGCCATCGAGCGCTTCCGCGAGGCCGGCTTCCCGACCATCAAGCAGGAAGCCTGGCGCAACACCAACGTCAAGGCCATCGCCCAGGGCAGCTTCACCCCGGTCACCACGCCGGCTCGCCTGACCCAGGACGACCTGGCGCCGCACCTCTACGCCGGCACCAGCCGGCTGACCTTCGTCGACGGCCGCTACGCGCCGGAGCTGTCGAGCCCGCCGGAGCTGCCCGCGGGGGTGATCGCCGGCAGCCTCGCCCAGGCCCTCCAGGAGCATCCCGGAGAGGTTCTAGAGCACCTGGGCCGCTACGCCACCGTCGATGGCAGTCACCCCTATAGCGCGACGATCAAAGATCACGCCTTCGCTGCCCTCAACGGCGCTTACTTCGCCGACGGTGTCTTCCTCTACCTGCCCAAGGGAGCGGTAGTGGAAGAGCCCATCCAGCTGCTCTTCATCGCCGCCACCCCTGGAGCCGCCATTTATCCGCGGCTGCTGCTGGTGGCCGGCGAGAACAGTCAGGCGACGGTGGTGGAGCATTACGTGGCGGCCACCGACGAGGCCTATTTCACCTGTCCGGTGACCGAAGTGGTGCTCGCCGACAACGCTGTCCTGGACCACTACAAGGTGCAAAAGGAAGGCCTCGCCGCTCACCACGTGGCGGTGCAGCAGTCCTATCAGAGCCGTTCCAGCACCCTGCGCTCCCACTCCGTCTCGGTGGGTGGTGGTCTGGTGCGCAACGACCTCAACGCCGTTCTCGACGCCGAGGGCATCACCTGCATCTTGAACGGCCTGTATCTGGTGGACGGCGAGCAACACGTGGACAACCACATGCGGGTCGACCACGCCAAGCCCAACTGCTACAGCCACGAGCTGTACAAGGGCGTGCTCGGCGGCAAAGCCCGCTCGGTGTTCAACGGTTTGATCCACGTCCACGAGGACGCCCAGAAGACCGACGCGGTGCAGTCCAACCGCAACCTCCTGCTGTCGCCGGGGGCCCTGGCCAGCTCCAACCCGCAGCTGGAGATCTTCGCCGACGACGTTCGCTGTACCCATGGTTCCACCATCGGCCAGCTGGACGACGACGCCATCTTCTACCTGCGCTCCCGCGGCATCGGTGCCGAGGCCGCCCGTAGCCTGCTGACCTACGCCTTCGCCAGCGACATCGTCGAGCGCATCAAGGTCGACAGCGTGCGGGAGGACCTGGCGGAGCTGCTCTTCCATCGCCTGCCCCAGGGCGAGATCGTCCGCCAGGCAGTTTGA
- a CDS encoding cysteine desulfurase — protein sequence MRGWDVEAVRGDFPGLARKIGDHPLVYLDNAASAQKPRSVIDAITTCYENGYANIHRGVHRLSQEATATYEGARRTVAEFLNAAEDEIIFVRGATEGINLVAHSFLAPRLEPGDEVLVSEMEHHANIVPWQLACEARGARLRVLPMDDRGELRIDELDDLLTDRTRLLAVTQVSNALGTVNPLPEVLAAAHQRGVPVLVDGAQAVPHGAVDVAALGADFYVFSGHKVFGPAGIGVLFARRSLLESMPPYQGGGDMIRRVTFEGTTFAPPPGRFEAGTPNIEGAVGLAAALDYLQGLDQKALTAHEQELLSTATERLQSLPGARLVGTPRHRRGAVSFVLDGIHPHDIGTILDQRGIAIRAGHHCAQPVMDHFRVPATVRASFAFYNTPSEVDALLDGLAEVVEIFS from the coding sequence GTGCGGGGCTGGGACGTCGAAGCGGTCCGCGGCGACTTCCCCGGTCTTGCCCGGAAGATCGGGGATCATCCCCTGGTCTACCTCGACAACGCCGCCTCGGCGCAGAAACCCCGATCGGTGATCGACGCCATCACCACCTGCTACGAGAACGGCTACGCCAACATCCACCGCGGCGTCCACCGTCTGTCTCAGGAAGCCACCGCCACCTACGAGGGGGCCCGACGGACCGTCGCGGAATTCCTCAACGCCGCCGAGGACGAGATCATCTTCGTTCGCGGCGCCACCGAGGGCATCAACCTGGTGGCCCACAGCTTCCTGGCTCCGCGCCTCGAACCCGGCGACGAAGTGCTGGTGTCGGAGATGGAGCACCACGCCAACATCGTTCCCTGGCAGCTGGCCTGCGAAGCCCGCGGCGCCCGCCTGCGGGTGTTGCCCATGGACGATCGCGGCGAGCTGCGCATCGACGAGCTGGACGACCTTCTGACCGACCGTACGCGGCTGCTGGCGGTGACCCAGGTCTCCAATGCTCTGGGCACCGTCAATCCGCTGCCGGAGGTCCTCGCCGCGGCCCACCAGCGCGGCGTCCCGGTGCTGGTGGACGGCGCTCAGGCGGTACCCCACGGAGCGGTGGACGTGGCCGCCCTGGGAGCCGATTTCTACGTCTTCTCCGGCCACAAGGTCTTCGGCCCCGCGGGCATCGGCGTGCTCTTCGCCCGACGCTCGCTGCTCGAGTCCATGCCCCCGTACCAGGGCGGCGGCGATATGATCCGCCGGGTGACGTTCGAAGGCACCACCTTCGCCCCACCGCCGGGACGCTTCGAAGCCGGTACCCCCAACATCGAGGGCGCCGTCGGCCTGGCGGCGGCACTGGACTACCTCCAAGGCCTCGACCAGAAGGCGCTGACAGCCCACGAACAAGAACTCTTGAGCACCGCCACCGAGCGTCTGCAAAGCCTGCCCGGGGCACGACTGGTGGGGACGCCCCGGCATCGCCGGGGCGCGGTCTCCTTCGTCCTCGACGGGATCCACCCGCACGACATCGGCACCATTCTCGACCAGCGGGGTATCGCCATCCGCGCCGGTCACCACTGTGCCCAACCGGTGATGGACCACTTCCGGGTCCCGGCCACGGTGCGTGCGTCCTTCGCCTTCTACAACACCCCGTCGGAGGTGGACGCCCTCCTCGACGGACTGGCGGAGGTGGTGGAGATCTTCAGCTGA
- a CDS encoding SUF system NifU family Fe-S cluster assembly protein, translating into MSDLRELYQEVILDHNKQPRNFCVLEAADRQAEGHNPLCGDRVTVYLELDGERVRRITFQGVGCAISQASASMMTEALEGKTLDEARHLFQHFRRMLTEDAGDPAKSDDLGKLEIFAGVKQYPMRVKCATLPWHTLRAALDADDAPSTVTTE; encoded by the coding sequence ATGTCCGATCTGCGCGAGCTCTACCAGGAAGTGATCCTGGATCACAACAAGCAGCCGCGGAATTTCTGCGTGCTGGAGGCGGCGGATCGCCAGGCCGAAGGTCACAACCCGTTGTGCGGCGACCGCGTGACAGTGTATCTGGAGCTCGATGGCGAGCGCGTGCGCCGCATCACTTTCCAAGGCGTCGGCTGCGCTATTTCCCAGGCCTCGGCCTCGATGATGACCGAGGCGCTGGAGGGCAAGACCCTCGATGAAGCGCGGCACCTCTTCCAACACTTCCGGCGGATGCTGACGGAAGACGCAGGAGATCCCGCGAAGAGCGACGACCTGGGCAAGCTGGAGATCTTCGCCGGCGTCAAGCAATACCCCATGCGGGTCAAGTGCGCCACCCTGCCCTGGCATACTCTGCGAGCTGCCCTCGACGCCGACGACGCTCCTTCCACTGTGACGACCGAATGA
- a CDS encoding SUF system Fe-S cluster assembly protein, with amino-acid sequence MSEATVEEKTAPAEAPATDGPPSLEDRVVDQIKTVYDPEIPVNIYDLGLIYDVEVDGANVHIRMTLTSPACPVAGTLPGDVEQRVAAVHGVDECEVELVWDPVWNPEMMTEEAKLELGFF; translated from the coding sequence ATGTCCGAAGCGACCGTCGAAGAAAAGACCGCCCCGGCGGAAGCCCCCGCGACCGACGGGCCACCGTCCCTGGAAGACCGCGTCGTCGACCAGATCAAGACCGTTTACGATCCCGAGATCCCGGTCAACATCTACGACCTGGGCCTGATCTACGATGTCGAGGTGGATGGTGCCAACGTGCACATCCGCATGACCCTCACCTCCCCTGCCTGCCCCGTCGCCGGCACCCTGCCCGGCGATGTCGAGCAGCGGGTGGCCGCGGTCCACGGTGTCGATGAATGCGAGGTGGAGCTGGTGTGGGATCCGGTATGGAACCCGGAGATGATGACCGAAGAGGCCAAGCTCGAGCTGGGCTTCTTTTGA
- a CDS encoding cysteine dioxygenase family protein has translation MALAKTSIRGMDRLVDRLDEAVRLSNVADITESLKHHLCEMVEEGDLDLPEDFCTPCEDHYARRLLYRSEDLGYVVVAMIWGPNQGTPLHDHAGSWCVEGVYKGQIEVTQYELLEHDGQRYRFQRQETVRTGVATAGSLIPPFEHHTICNANGDSTAVTLHVYGREMERCSIFEPVADSSSDQHHWYARQTRPLSYDN, from the coding sequence ATGGCATTAGCCAAGACATCGATCCGCGGCATGGATCGCCTGGTCGACCGCCTCGACGAGGCGGTGCGCCTGTCCAACGTCGCGGACATCACCGAGAGCTTGAAGCATCACCTGTGCGAGATGGTCGAGGAGGGAGACCTCGATCTGCCGGAGGATTTCTGCACTCCCTGCGAGGATCACTATGCCCGCCGCCTGCTCTACCGCAGCGAGGATCTGGGCTACGTCGTGGTGGCGATGATCTGGGGCCCCAACCAGGGCACCCCCCTGCACGATCACGCCGGCTCCTGGTGCGTCGAGGGTGTCTACAAGGGCCAGATCGAGGTGACCCAATACGAGCTCCTGGAACACGACGGCCAGCGCTACCGCTTTCAGCGTCAGGAAACGGTGCGCACCGGCGTCGCCACCGCCGGCAGCCTGATTCCACCCTTCGAGCACCACACCATCTGCAACGCCAACGGCGACTCCACCGCCGTCACCCTGCACGTCTATGGCCGGGAGATGGAGCGCTGCTCCATTTTCGAGCCGGTGGCGGATTCGTCCTCCGACCAGCATCATTGGTACGCCCGGCAGACCCGGCCGCTCTCCTACGACAACTAA